GCCACGCATCGGCGTCGGCCTGGCCTGACGCCGGAGTGGCTTTCTTGTCGAATCGAGGTACTTCCTGCACGCGATGGTATTAACTGTGACCCAACTCGCCGGCTCTGACAGCGACCCGACGGGGTGAGTGAGTTCGGGGAAAGGCGAACTGATGAAGCGGCTGGCGACGTGGTGGGGGCAGGACGACCACTTCGATTGGCTGACAGGCTATTTGCAAGCGCACGGGCTGAGCACCTACACCCGCAGGGTGTTGGCTGTCGTGGCGGCCTCATTGGTGCTGGTGCCCGTCAACGTGTGGTGTGGCCCTGTCCCGTTGTATCCACATGTGGCGCTCACGGTTTCGGTGCTGGCCGCGGTGATCGGACTGGTGATGACGGTGCTGTGGTTGAGTGGGTGGCCCACTCGGCGCCAGTCCATCTTCTACATCATGACCGGCACGGTAGCCATTGGCGGCGGCTGCCTATGGCAACCCCAGCCGCTCGTCGGACTGATGGCATGCTCGGCGCTGTCGGTGACCGGCGGCTACATCGCTTTCTTCCACACCTCCAAGCTCATGGCGCTGAACTTCTGCGCGGCCAGCGCGATCGGGGCCTGGCAAGCGGTGCGCCTGGCCGCCACGGGGCAGGCTGTGCTGGCCTTCACCGGTTACTTTCTGGTGCTGGAACTCAACGTGGTGGTTCCGCTCGCCATCCAGGTCGTGGTGCGCGCGCTGTGGGTGGATCTCTCGCGGGCCAACCGCGACCCGCTGACCGGCTTGCTGAACCGGCGGGCCTGCGACAGGGCGATCGTCGGTCGGATGCTCGCGGGCGCCCATCACCTGTTCCTGGCGGTGGCGATGGTCGATCTGGACCGCTTCAAGGAGCTCAACGACACCCGTGGGCACGCCGCCGGCGATGCGGCGCTCATCGAGGTGGCGGGCACCCTGACGACCGCTTGCGGTGAGACCGCCATCGTCGGCCGCGTTGGCGGGGAGGAATTCCTGGTCGCCGACATCGTCACCGCCGAACAGCTGCCGGAGTGGGGCCGACAGCTCTGTGACGCGATCGCCGCGATGGACGCATCGGTGACCGCCAGCGTCGGAATCGCGACCCTGGCGTTGCGCAGCGTCGTCTCGGACTATGCCGAGCACGCGTTTCACCAATTGGTCGCCCAGGCCGACACCGCGATGTATGAAGCCAAACGGTGCGGCGGCAACCAAAGTCGCCACCGCCAGGTGCCGGTCTGAGCCGTCGAAGTCCTACTGAGCGGGTGGAGCGACGTCGTCGAGCGACGCCAAGCGGGTGGGGCGCCCGTGCCCGCGCAGGGTGACGGTGTCGCCCAACGACCAACGTGCGCGCTCGCTTTCGCTCGCTCCCTCGATGGCGTCGGCGGTCGCGAGCAGATGGTGGGCGTGTGACTTGGCGAGCTCGCACAGCCGCGCCGCCTCGTTGACCGGCTCACCGATGACGGTGTATTCGAATCGTTCTTTGGCGCCGACGTTCCCGGCGACGACTTGGCCTGCCGCCACACCGATGCCGGCTTCGAGGTCGGCCATCTCGTCGGCCAGCCGCTCGGCGATACAGCGGGCGGCGGCCAGCGCCGCGTCTTCGGGACTGTCCAGGCGGTTCGGCGCTCCGAAGATGGCCAGCGACGCATCGCCTTCGAATTTATTGACCAGCCCGCAGTAGCGGTCCACCTCCTCGACGACGATCGCGAAGAAACGGTTCAGCACCGCAACGACTTCGGCTGGCGGTTGGCTCGTCACCAGCTGCGTCGACCCGACGATGTCGATGAAGACGACGGCAACATGGCGTTCTTCCCCGCCCAGCTTCGGCCGTTCACGTTCCGCGGCAAGGGCGACCTCGCGCCCGACGTGGCGGCCGAACAGATCGCGGACCCGTTCCCGCTCCCGCAGTCCGTCGACCATCGTGTTGAAGCCGCGTTGCAGCTCGCCGAGTTCGGTGCCGTCGAACACCACGAGGTTTCCGCGCAGATCGCCGCGCTCCACGCGCGCCAGCGCGGCACGGACCACCCGCACCGGTGTCGCGGTGAGCCAGGCCAAGATCCACATCAGGACGCACCCGAAGATCAGCGGGGCCGTCGACACGATCAACACGGCCACCGCGAACTGGGTCTGGGTCAGATTGCGCAACACGAGTTCGAAAAAGGCCAGCATCATGATCCCCATGACGGGCACGGCCGAACCGAGGAACCAGACGACCATCGTGCGGCCCATGATGCCCGCCGCGAACCGTCGTGGCGGTGGTCCGGCTTCGAGCGCCTGCGCGGCTACGGGACGCAGCGCGAACTCCGCGAGCAGATAACTCGCGGTGGCGACCACCACTCCGGCAAAGCTCACGACGAGCAGGAACCGCGGAATGAACTGCGAGTTGGCCAAGCCGAACAGCGTCGTCAGCAGCACCGTCCCAATGCCCCACAAGACGAGGTCGACGAGGGCGATGCGCCACGGGGCGACAAAGGTGTTGCGCTCGTCCTCTGGGGTCGGCTTGCGCTCTTCGATCGCCCAGCGCAGGGCGATCACGGTCCGGCGGGTGATCCAATACGTGCCCCACGCCGAGGCCGCCACGATGTAGGCCGGTGCGGCACCGAACGTGATCCACGCCGGCGCGTCGTCGAACACGCTCGGCACCGGGATGGCGACGGTGACCAACAGCAGGGCGACGGCGACACCGATCAGGTTCGCCCCCAGCACCATCACCGTCATGATGATCTGGATGCGCACCCGGCGACGGCCCTGGCTTTCCGACACCCGCCCGAGCAGCAGGGAGCCGTACGCCGGCGTCTCCGGCAGACGGCCGCTCTGACGGGTGACGCGCTCGAGCACCCGGCCGATTCGTTGTGCCAAGGACGTGTTGGCCGACATGGTGGCGTCAGCCTAATTTGTCGGCCACGCTCTAAGGTGAGTCGGGTGCGTCTAGTGATCGCTCAATGCACCGTTGACTACGTCGGCCGGCTCACCGCGCACCTGCCCTCCGCGCGCAGGCTGTTGCTGTTCAAGGCCGATGGATCGGTCAGTGTGCACGCCGACGACCGCGCCTACAAGCCGCTGAACTGGATGAGCCCGCCGTGCTGGCTGAGCGAGCAGCCCGGTGATCCCGCGCCGGTGTGGGTGGTCGAAAACAAGGCCGGCGAGCAACTGCGGATCACCGTCGAGGAGATCGAACACGACTCCAGCCACGACCTGGGCGTGGACCCGGGGCTGGTCAAGGATGGCGTCGAAGCGCACCTGCAGGCGTTGCTCGCCGAGCACGTGCAGCTACTGGGCGAGGGATACACCCTGGTGCGTCGCGAGTACATGACCGCGATCGGCCCCGTCGATCTGCTGTGCCGCGACGAACGCGGCGCCTCGGTGGCCGTGGAGATCAAGCGGCGCGGCGAGATCGACGGCGTCGAGCAGCTCACCCGCTACCTCGAACTGCTCAACAGGGACAGCCTGCTGGCCCCGGTGCAAGGGGTCTTCGCGGCCCAGCAGATCAAGCCGCAGGCGCGCACCCTGGCCGTCGATCGCGGGATCCGTTGTGTGACATTGGATTACGACAAGATGCGCGGCATGGACAACGACGAGTACCGGCTGTTCTGAAGCCTCGTCACTAGACTGATCGCATGCCTCGGCGCCGCACACCGCCACGCAGGCAGCGGCCCTCGGCGCCGCCGCCGGCGCTGCGCCGGGTGGAGGTCGGGCCCGACGGCCACGAGTACGAGGTTCGTCCCGTCGCGGCGGCCCGCGCGGTCAAGACCTATCGGTGCCCCGGCTGCGATCACGAAATCCGCTCCGGCTCAGCACATCTGGTGGTGTGGCCGATCGATTCGGCGTTCGGGACAGACGCGGGTCACGTCGAGGACCGCCGCCATTGGCACACGCCGTGCTGGGCGCACCGCGCCACCCGCGGTCCCACCAGGAAGTGGTCTTGAGTAGCGGTCCTCAGGCGGCCGGTTCGACGAGTTCGATCAGAACTCCGCCGCCGTCCTTGGGGTGGATGAAGTTGATCCGGGAGTTTGCCGTGCCGCGACGGGGTGCGTCGTAGATCAACCGCACGCCTTGCTCGCGGAGCCGCTCGACCATGGTGTCGAGGTCGCTGACCCGAACGGCCATCTGCTGGATGCCCGGACCGCGCTTGTCGAGGAACTTCGCGATCGTCGAGGACTCGTCGAACGGGGCCATCAACTGGATCTGTGCGGTGCCCGCCGGGGCACCCCGCACCGCCAGCATGGCTTCGCGGATTCCCTGCTCCTCGTTGACTTCCTCGTGCACCAGGATCATGCCGAGGTGGTCGTGGTACCAGTCGATGGCGGCGTCCAGGTCGGCGACTGCGATGCCGACGTGATCGATCGCCGTCACCAGCGAGGTGGCCAGGATCTGACGGGCGTCAACTTGATCGGTCGTCATCACATAACGGTAACCTGGCGGCAAAGATTGCGCTTCTCCGGGAGGCCGAAACGGCCGTCGGGGGAGCGCCCAGCAGGCCTTAGGAGAGAGTCATGACGACGTCGGTGATCGTTGCTGGAGCACGCACCCCCATCGGCAAGTTGATGGGTTCGCTGAAGGATTTCTCGGGCAGCGATCTGGGTGCCATCGCGATCGCCGGCGCGCTGGAGAAGGCCAATCTTCCGGCCTCCGCGGTCGACTACGTGATCATGGGCCAGGTGCTGACGGCCGGGGCCGGCCAGATGCCGGCACGCCAGGCGGCCGTGGCGGCCGGCATCGGCTGGGACGTTCCGGCGCTGACCATCAACAAGATGTGCCTGTCCGGAATCGACTCCATCGCGCTGGCCGACCAGCTCATTCGTGCTGGCGAGTTCGAGGTGGTGGTGGCCGGCGGTCAGGAGTCCATGTCGAAGGCGCCCCACCTGCTGATGGACAGCCGCTCGGGTTACAAGTACGGCGACGTCACGGTCCTCGACCACATGGCCTACGACGGCCTGCACGACGTGTTCACCGACCAGCCGATGGGCGCCCTTACCGAGCAGCGCAACGACGTCGACAAGTTCACCCGCCAGGAGCAGGACGAGTTCGCTGCGGGTTCGCATCGCAAGGCCGCCGCGGCGTGGAAGGACGGCGTTTTCACCGACGAGGTGGTGCCGGTCAACATCCCGCAACGCAAGGGTGATCCGCTGCAGTTCACCGAGGACGAAGGCATCCGCGCCAACACCACGGCGGAGTCGCTGGCCGGCCTCAAGCCGGCGTTTCGCCGCGACGGCACCATCACCGCCGGTTCGGCCTCCCAGATTTCCGATGGCGCCGCCGCGGTGGTGGTGACGAGCAAGGCCAAAGCCCAGGAGCTGGGACTGAGCTGGCTGGCCGAGATCGGCGCGCACGGCGTGGTGGCCGGACCGGACTCCACCCTGCAGTCGCAGCCCGCCAACGCGATCAAGAAGGCCATCAGCCGCGAGGGCATCTCCGTGGACCAACTCGACGTCGTGGAGATCAACGAGGCGTTTGCCGCGGTCGCGCTGGCCTCGACCCGCGAACTCGGCGTCAATCCCGACATCGTCAACGTCAACGGCGGTGCGATCGCTGTCGGTCATCCCATCGGCATGTCGGGAGCGCGCATCACGCTGCATGCGGCTCTGGAACTGGCGCGGCGCGGGTCCGGCTACGCCGTCGCGGCCCTGTGCGGGGCCGGCGGGCAGGGCGACGCCCTGATTCTGCGGGCGAGTTAGCCAGCGATCGAGGGTCCCCGCGACGTTGCTGGAGCCGCTCGGTGGCAGAAATTTTGTGATCTTCGTCATACGGGCCGATCACGCCCCTTTTTTGAGGTGATTTTCGGCCCCGGCGCGCCCGCGCTCGAGCGGCGCCGCCACCGGGTGGATCGGTAGCCCGCGCGCATGACAAACTTGACGGCGTGACGCGTCCGCGACCTTCCATCGGTCCCGCACTGACCGGTGCTGTCGATCTGTCCGGTCTCAAGCAGCGCGCCCAGTCGCCCGGCGCCGCTCCCGGGGGGCCCGCGTCGTCGCCCGCCGAGGGCGGCGGCGGCATCACTGCGGTCACCGAGGCCAACTTCGAGGCCGAGGTTCTGCTCCGCTCTGAGGAAGTGCCGGTCGTCGTGCTGCTGTGGTCCCCGCGCAGCGATGCGTGCGTCCAGCTTCTCGACACGCTGTCGGGGTTGTCCGGCCAGGACAATGGCAGGTGGTCGCTGACGACCGTCAACGTCGATGTCGCGCCCAGGGTCGCGCAGATCTTCGGTGTCGACGCGGTTCCGACCGTGGTGGCGTTGGCGGCGGGGCAGCCGATCTCGAGTTTCCAAGGCGTGCAGCCGGCCGAGCAACTGCGCGGCTGGCTGGACCAGATCCTTTCCGCGACCGCCGGGAAGCTCAGGGGCGCAACGGGTTCGGCGGAATCCGATGAGGTTGACCCCGAGCTGGCCGCGGCCCGTCAGCAGCTGGAGGACGGCGACTTCGAGGCCGCCAAGGCGTCCTATCAGTCGATCCTGGACGCCAATCCGGCCAGCGCGGAGGCCAAGGGCGCGATCCGCCAGATCCACTTCCTGACGCGCGCGACCGCGCAGCGCCCAGACGCCGTCGCCGTCGCCGATGCGGCGCCCAGCGACATCGAGGCCGCCCTCGCGGCCGCGGACGTGCAGATCCTCAACCAGGAGGTCGCTGCCGCGTTCGAGCGCCTGATCGCGTTGGTGCGCAGCACATCCGGCGATGATCGCGCGTTGGTGCGCACTCGCCTGGTGGAGTTGTTCGAACTCTTCGACCCGGCCGATCCCGAGGTCGTCGCCGGGCGTCGCAACCTGGCCAACGCGCTGTACTGACGCGAATTCAGCTCCACGAACGTCGAGTTGGTGGGCTATACAGCGCCCAAATCGCGCAACACGTCGACGTTCGGCGGGATCAGTCGCGTTACTCCGGTTCCAGCCAGAGGGCCGACGTGGGCGGCAACACCAGCACCGCCGAGGCCGGCCGCCCATGCCATGGGTCTTCGGTGGCGTCGACGCCGCCCATGTTCCCGACTCCCGAACCGTTATAGACGGTGGCGTCGGTGTTGAGCACCTCGCGCCACCGGCCGGCCGACGGCAGGCCGAGTCGGTAGCCGCCGTGCTCGGCGCCGGCGAAGTTGAATACGCACGCCATCACCGAGCCGTCCTTGCCGTACCGCAGGAAGCTCAAAACGTTGTTGCCCGAGTCGTTGGCGTCGATCCAGGAGTAGCCGTCGGGCACGGTGTCTTGGCTCCACAACGCCGGGCGGTTGCGGTAGATGTCGTTGATGTCGCGCACCATGCGCAGGACCCCGTTGGAGAATCCCTGCTCGTCGAGCTGCCACCAATCCAGGCCGCGCTCCTCGGACCATTCCGCGCGTTGGCCGAATTCCTGGCCCATGAACAGCAACTGCTTGCCCGGGTGCGCCCACTGGTAGGCCAGCAGGCTGCGCAAGCCGGCGGCCTTGACGTGATTGTTGCCGGGCATTCGTCCCCACAGCGTTCCCTTGCCGTGGACCACCTCGTCATGGCTGATCGGCAGGACGTAGTTCTCGCTGAACGCATACAGCATCGAGAACGTCATCTCGTGGTGGTGAAAGCTCCGATAGATCGGATCGCGGCTGATGTAGTCGAGCGTGTCATGCATCCAGCCCATGTTCCACTTCATCGAAAAGCCCAGGCCACCAAGATTTGTCGGCCGGGTTACCCCGGGCCACGAGGTCGATTCTTCGGCGATGGTGACAATGCCCGGGGCGGTCTTGTGCGCGGTGGCGTTCATCTCCTGCAGGAACTGGACCGCCTCCAAGTTCTCCCGCCCGCCGTAGATGTTCGGGGTCCAGCCGCCTTCGGGGCGGGAGTAATCCAGGTACAGCATCGACGCGACCGCGTCCACCCGTAGGCCGTCGATGTGGAATTCCTCGAGCCAGAACAAGGCGTTGGCCACCAGGAAGTTGCGCACTTCCCGACGTCCGAAGTCGAAAACATAAGTGCCCCAGTCGAGTTGCTCACCGCGCTGAGGGTCGGAGTGCTCGTAGAGGGGGGTGCCGTCGAAGCGGGCAAGCGCCCACGCGTCCTTCGGGAAGTGTGCGGGCACCCAGTCCACCAGCACGCCGATGCCCGCCTGGTGCAGGGCGTCGACCAGGGCCCGGAACTCGTCCGGCGTGCCGAACCGCGACGTCGGCGCGTAGTACGACGTCACCTGGTATCCCCAGGACCCGGCGAAAGGATGCTCGGCCACCGGGAGCAACTCGACGTGGGTGAACCCGTGCTCCACAACGTAATCCGTCAGCTCGCGGGCCAACTGGCGGTAGTTGAGCCCGGGTCGCCATGAACCCAGGTGAACCTCGTAGGTGCTCATCGGCTCGAACACCGGGTTGCGCCCGGCTCGCTGCGTCATCCAGTCGGCGTCTTCCCAGGTGTACCTGCTGCGGGTCACCCGGGAGGCCGTGTGCGGCGGCACCTCGGTGGCAAAGGCCATGGGATCGGCGCGCTCGGTCACCACGCCGTCGGCGCCGTGGACGCGGAACTTGTACAGCCCCTCGAGCGGAAAGCCGGGCCAGAACAGCTCCCACACACCTGAGGAGCCCAACACTCGCATCGGGGCTTCGGTACCGGTCCAGCCGTTGAATTCACCGATCAGGCTGACGCCCTTGGCGTTGGGCGCCCACACCGCGAACGACACCCCGTTGACGACGCCGTCGGCCGTGGTGAACGAGCGGGGGTGCGCGCCAAGGACTTCCCAGAGCCGCTCGTGGCGCCCTTCGGCGAACAGGTGAAGGTCGACCTCGCCCAGGGTGGGCAAGAAGCGGTACGCGTCGGCGACGACGTACGGGTCGGCGCCCTCGTAGGTGATCTGGAGCCGGTAGTCGATCAGGTTGGTGAACGGCAGCACCACCGCGAACAGGCCGGACTCGACGTGCTGCATCGGGAATCGGTCGTCGCCGACGAGGGCGACGACTTCGACCGCGTGCGGCCGGTACGCCCGGATGACGGTGTGGTCGCCGTATTCGTGAGCGCCCAGCATGCCGTGCGGGTTGTAGTGTGTGCCGGCGACCAGGCGTGAAAGATCGGCGGGATCGGGCGCCAGGTGCGTCCGAGCGAGTTGGTCGGCTTGGCTCATGTCCCTTTCGCCTCCGGTCCGTTTCATGTCCTGTCTCAATGCCTGCGCAGCAGCGTCATTCGAGCGTCATCCGGCACGATCGGCATGTTGATGATGTGAGCGACCGCCTGTCCGGGATCGATGCGGACGTAATTGGCTTGCCCCCATTGGAATTCCTGGCCGGTGATCTCATCGCGCACCCAAAAGCGCTCGTAGGGCTCCATACCCAGTGCGGCCATATCCAAAAACAGCGTCGCTTCCTCGGGGCCGAAGGCGTTGAGCGTCACCACCACCAACACGCAGTCACCCGTGGTCGGGTCGAACTTGCTGAAGGCGATCAGCGCGTCGTTGTCCACGCTATGGAAATGGATGGTGCGCAGCTGCTGCAGCGCCGGATGGAGCCGGCGAATCGCGTTGAGCTGCGTGATGAATGGCTCGAGCGACCGTCCCTCGGCGAGCGCACCCGCGAAATCGCGGGGCCGCAGTTCGTACTTCTCCGAGTTCAGGTACTCCTCACTGCCTTCCCGCACCGCGCGGTGCTCGAACAGCTCGTACCCCGAGTACACGCCCCAGGCGGGCCCCATGGTGGCGGCCAGCACCGCACGGATGGCGAACATCCCGGGCCCGTTGTGCTGCAGGATCGCGTGCAGGATGTCGGGGGTGTTGACGAACAGGTTGGGCCGACGGAAGTCGGCCAAAGCGGCGATGTCGTTACCGAATTCGGTCAGCTCCCACTTCGCCGTGCGCCAGGTGAAGTAGCTATAGGACTGCGTGAATCCCAGTTTGGCCAGCCCGTACTGGCGGGCCGGCGGTGTGAAGGCCTCGGAGAGAAACAGCACATCGGGGTCGATGGCCTTGACCGCGGCGATCAACCACGCCCAGAAGTCCGGCGGCTTGGTGTGCGGGTTGTCGACCCGAAAGAACTTGACGCCGTGGTCCATCCAGTGCCGGACCACGCGCAGCACCTCGTCGTAGAGGCCGGCCGGGTCGTTGTCGAAATTGATCGGGTAGATGTCCTGGTACTTCTTCGGCGGGTTCTCCGCGTAGGCGATTGTGCCGTCGGGCAATTCGGTGAACCAGTTGCGGTGGTCACGCGCCCAAGGATGGTCGGGCGCGCATTGCAGCGCCAGGTCGAGCGCCACCTCCATGCCCAAGTCGCGGGTCGCGGCGACGAACGCGTCGAAGTCCTCGATGGTGCCCAAGTCCGGGTGGACGGCGTCGTGGCCGCCCTCGTCGCTGCCGATCGCCCAGGGGGATCCCACATCTCCGGGAGCAGCGGTGGGGGAGTTGTTGCGCCCCTTGCGATGTACCTTGCCGATCGGGTGGATCGGCGGCAGGTAGACGACGTCGAATCCCATGGCCGCGATGCGCGGCAGCGCGGCCGTCGCCGTGGCGAAGGTGCCGTGCACCGGGTTGCCGGCGGCGTCCCATCCGCCGGTCGAGCGGGGAAACATTTCGTACCAGGAGCCGAACCGGGCCGACGGCCGGTCCACCCAGATGCTGTATTGCTCGCCGCGGGTGACGAAATCGCGCAGCGGGAAGTCCGCCAGGATTTCCTCGATCTCCGGGCCCAGCGCCAGCGCCGTTCGGGTGACCGGGTCCCCCGGCGAGCGCAGCGCCGTGGCGGCGGCCAGCAGCGGTTCGCGCCGGGCGCGGGGCACCTCCGTCGCGGCGCGTTCGAAAAGGCCGGCACCGACCAGCAGGTCGTTGGACAGTTCCTTCTCGCCCTGACCGGCGTCGAGCTTGGCAACCAGCCCGTGCCGCCAGGAGTGAATGGGATCGCCCCACCCGTCGACCCGGAAGGTCCACAGCCCGGCCTGGTCGGGGGTGAACTGGCCGTGGAACACGTAGGGTTCCAGACCCATCGTCATCGGGAGCGCCAGCGGCTTGACTCGTTGCTGGTCAACTTTGCCGTCGCGGTCGGTCACCGGCTTTGCCGGGGCCTGGACGGCTTTGACGCGGCGGGTCTCGGTGACTTGCGGATAGCCTGGCCCGAGGTAGCGGACCACCAGGGTTGCCGCCACGGCCTCGTGGCCCTCTCGCCATACCGCGGCGCTGACCGGTACGACCTCGCCGATCACGGCCTTCGCGGGAAACGCGCCACAGGAAACGACCGGCTGGACGTTATCGATTTCGACACGACCGGGCACCACCACTCCGATCCGATTGTGTGCGGCCAGTCCGGGGCGTGCTCCGTGCGGAATGCCGCTCGTCGGGAAACTTCCTGTCGTGGGGAACTTTCTGTGCGGGGAAGCATCGTTGCGACCCCGATAACTAACCGATACCCACCCTAGTCTTCGGTCACACCCCGCCGCGGAAAAGCGGTCCTTCCCGTCGCCGTGCGCGGGCCGGAATCCTCAGTAAGGTAGGGACGCGTGAAAGCCCTCCGCCGGTTTACTGTCCGTGCTCACCTTCCCGAGCGTTTGACCGCGCTGGACCAGCTCTCGACCAACCTGCGATGGTCATGGGACAAGCCGACCCAGGATTTCTTCGCGACCATCGACCCGGACCTGTGGCAGCGGTGTGGCTGCGATCCCGTGGCGTTGCTGGGCGCGGTGAACCCGGCGCGGCTCGATGAGTTGGCGATCGATGAGACGTTCCTTCGCCGGCTCGACGAGCTCGCCGCTGATTTGAACGATTACCTGTCCCGCCCGCTGTGGTACCAGCAACGGCAGGAACAGGGCTTGGAAAACGGTCGAGCAATGCCGGCCGCCGTCGCCTACTTCTCGATGGAGTTCGGCATCGCCGAGGTGCTGCCCAACTACTCCGGCGGCTTGGGCATCCTGGCCGGTGACCACCTGAAGTCCGCGTCGGATCTGGGCGTGCCGTTGGTGGCGGTGGGCCTGTACTACCGCTCCGGCTACTTCCGGCAGTCGCTGACCGCCGACGGATGGCAGCACGAGACCTACCCGTCGCTGGACCCGCAGGGTCTGCCGTTGCGGCTGTTGACCGACGCCACCGGCGATCCCGCCCTGGTCGAGCTGATGCTGCCGGATTCCGCGCAGTTGCACGCCCGGATCTGGGTCGCTCAGGTCGGCAGGGTCCCGCTGCTGTTGCTCGATTCCGACGTCCCCGAGAACGAGCACGACCTGCGCGGTGTCACCGACCGCCTGTACGGGGGCGACCAGGAACACCGGATGAGGCAGGAGATCCTGGCCGGCATCGGCGGCGTGCGGGCGATCCGCGCCTACACCGCCATCCACGGCCTGCCCGCGCCCGAGGTGTTCCACATGAACGAGGGGCACGCGGGGTTCCTGGGCGCGGAACGCATCCGCGAGCTGATGACGGGTCCGGGGCTGGACTTCGACACCGCGCTGGCGGTCGTGCGCTCGAGCACCGTGTTCACCACCCACACCCCGGTGCCCGCCGGCATCGACCGGTTCCCCGTCGAGATGGTGCGGCTGTACTTCGACGACCATCTCGGCGACGAATCGGGATCCGGCCAGAAGGGGACGGCGGCCGATGCCACCAGCGCGCCCGTGTTGCTGCCGGGGGTGCCCACGGCGCGCATACTGGCGCTCGGTGCCGAGGACGATCCGACCAAATTCAACATGGCCCATATGGGTCTGCGCCTGGCCCAGCGGGCCAACGGGGTCTCCTCGCTGCACGGCCGGGTGAGCCGGGCGATGTTCAACGAGCTGTGGCCTGGATTCGACGCCGGCGAGGTGCCGATCGGGTCGATCACCAACGGAGTCCACGCGCGTACCTGGGCGGCGCCGCAGTGGCTGCAGCTGGGCCGCGAGCTGGCCGGGTCGGACTCGTTCAGCGATCCGGGGGTGTGGCTGCGTCTGCAACAGGTCGATGCGGGTCACCTGTGGTGGATCCGTTCGCAATTAAGGTCTCTGCTGGTCGAGGACGTGCGGCGCCGGCTGCGCCGCTCCTGGCTGGAACGCGGCGCGTCAGACGCCGAATTGGGTT
The sequence above is drawn from the Mycobacterium marseillense genome and encodes:
- a CDS encoding GGDEF domain-containing protein — translated: MKRLATWWGQDDHFDWLTGYLQAHGLSTYTRRVLAVVAASLVLVPVNVWCGPVPLYPHVALTVSVLAAVIGLVMTVLWLSGWPTRRQSIFYIMTGTVAIGGGCLWQPQPLVGLMACSALSVTGGYIAFFHTSKLMALNFCAASAIGAWQAVRLAATGQAVLAFTGYFLVLELNVVVPLAIQVVVRALWVDLSRANRDPLTGLLNRRACDRAIVGRMLAGAHHLFLAVAMVDLDRFKELNDTRGHAAGDAALIEVAGTLTTACGETAIVGRVGGEEFLVADIVTAEQLPEWGRQLCDAIAAMDASVTASVGIATLALRSVVSDYAEHAFHQLVAQADTAMYEAKRCGGNQSRHRQVPV
- a CDS encoding adenylate/guanylate cyclase domain-containing protein → MSANTSLAQRIGRVLERVTRQSGRLPETPAYGSLLLGRVSESQGRRRVRIQIIMTVMVLGANLIGVAVALLLVTVAIPVPSVFDDAPAWITFGAAPAYIVAASAWGTYWITRRTVIALRWAIEERKPTPEDERNTFVAPWRIALVDLVLWGIGTVLLTTLFGLANSQFIPRFLLVVSFAGVVVATASYLLAEFALRPVAAQALEAGPPPRRFAAGIMGRTMVVWFLGSAVPVMGIMMLAFFELVLRNLTQTQFAVAVLIVSTAPLIFGCVLMWILAWLTATPVRVVRAALARVERGDLRGNLVVFDGTELGELQRGFNTMVDGLRERERVRDLFGRHVGREVALAAERERPKLGGEERHVAVVFIDIVGSTQLVTSQPPAEVVAVLNRFFAIVVEEVDRYCGLVNKFEGDASLAIFGAPNRLDSPEDAALAAARCIAERLADEMADLEAGIGVAAGQVVAGNVGAKERFEYTVIGEPVNEAARLCELAKSHAHHLLATADAIEGASESERARWSLGDTVTLRGHGRPTRLASLDDVAPPAQ
- the nucS gene encoding endonuclease NucS, with the translated sequence MRLVIAQCTVDYVGRLTAHLPSARRLLLFKADGSVSVHADDRAYKPLNWMSPPCWLSEQPGDPAPVWVVENKAGEQLRITVEEIEHDSSHDLGVDPGLVKDGVEAHLQALLAEHVQLLGEGYTLVRREYMTAIGPVDLLCRDERGASVAVEIKRRGEIDGVEQLTRYLELLNRDSLLAPVQGVFAAQQIKPQARTLAVDRGIRCVTLDYDKMRGMDNDEYRLF
- the mce gene encoding methylmalonyl-CoA epimerase gives rise to the protein MMTTDQVDARQILATSLVTAIDHVGIAVADLDAAIDWYHDHLGMILVHEEVNEEQGIREAMLAVRGAPAGTAQIQLMAPFDESSTIAKFLDKRGPGIQQMAVRVSDLDTMVERLREQGVRLIYDAPRRGTANSRINFIHPKDGGGVLIELVEPAA
- a CDS encoding acetyl-CoA C-acetyltransferase, with translation MTTSVIVAGARTPIGKLMGSLKDFSGSDLGAIAIAGALEKANLPASAVDYVIMGQVLTAGAGQMPARQAAVAAGIGWDVPALTINKMCLSGIDSIALADQLIRAGEFEVVVAGGQESMSKAPHLLMDSRSGYKYGDVTVLDHMAYDGLHDVFTDQPMGALTEQRNDVDKFTRQEQDEFAAGSHRKAAAAWKDGVFTDEVVPVNIPQRKGDPLQFTEDEGIRANTTAESLAGLKPAFRRDGTITAGSASQISDGAAAVVVTSKAKAQELGLSWLAEIGAHGVVAGPDSTLQSQPANAIKKAISREGISVDQLDVVEINEAFAAVALASTRELGVNPDIVNVNGGAIAVGHPIGMSGARITLHAALELARRGSGYAVAALCGAGGQGDALILRAS
- a CDS encoding tetratricopeptide repeat protein, whose translation is MTRPRPSIGPALTGAVDLSGLKQRAQSPGAAPGGPASSPAEGGGGITAVTEANFEAEVLLRSEEVPVVVLLWSPRSDACVQLLDTLSGLSGQDNGRWSLTTVNVDVAPRVAQIFGVDAVPTVVALAAGQPISSFQGVQPAEQLRGWLDQILSATAGKLRGATGSAESDEVDPELAAARQQLEDGDFEAAKASYQSILDANPASAEAKGAIRQIHFLTRATAQRPDAVAVADAAPSDIEAALAAADVQILNQEVAAAFERLIALVRSTSGDDRALVRTRLVELFELFDPADPEVVAGRRNLANALY
- the glgB gene encoding 1,4-alpha-glucan branching protein GlgB; this translates as MSQADQLARTHLAPDPADLSRLVAGTHYNPHGMLGAHEYGDHTVIRAYRPHAVEVVALVGDDRFPMQHVESGLFAVVLPFTNLIDYRLQITYEGADPYVVADAYRFLPTLGEVDLHLFAEGRHERLWEVLGAHPRSFTTADGVVNGVSFAVWAPNAKGVSLIGEFNGWTGTEAPMRVLGSSGVWELFWPGFPLEGLYKFRVHGADGVVTERADPMAFATEVPPHTASRVTRSRYTWEDADWMTQRAGRNPVFEPMSTYEVHLGSWRPGLNYRQLARELTDYVVEHGFTHVELLPVAEHPFAGSWGYQVTSYYAPTSRFGTPDEFRALVDALHQAGIGVLVDWVPAHFPKDAWALARFDGTPLYEHSDPQRGEQLDWGTYVFDFGRREVRNFLVANALFWLEEFHIDGLRVDAVASMLYLDYSRPEGGWTPNIYGGRENLEAVQFLQEMNATAHKTAPGIVTIAEESTSWPGVTRPTNLGGLGFSMKWNMGWMHDTLDYISRDPIYRSFHHHEMTFSMLYAFSENYVLPISHDEVVHGKGTLWGRMPGNNHVKAAGLRSLLAYQWAHPGKQLLFMGQEFGQRAEWSEERGLDWWQLDEQGFSNGVLRMVRDINDIYRNRPALWSQDTVPDGYSWIDANDSGNNVLSFLRYGKDGSVMACVFNFAGAEHGGYRLGLPSAGRWREVLNTDATVYNGSGVGNMGGVDATEDPWHGRPASAVLVLPPTSALWLEPE